The stretch of DNA TCGGTGTATACGCCGAAGTCGTTGAATCGGTTTCCCGTTTCCAGCCTGTTCATCACCAGAACCCCGTTCGGGCGCGTCCTGAGTCTGCCTTCCTCTTTCAGGAACCTGTAGGCCGATGGGAGACTCAATCGGGCTTTGGCTATGGCGGTGATGACATAGCTGTTATTGCCGTTCGTGCTCATCCGTTCTATCGAGCGCGATAGTAGCCTCCTCTCCGCCTCGCCTGAGAAGAAGGTAACGTCCTCGCCAGGGAAAACCGGGAAGACGGGGATCGGGATGTTATAGGTTATCGGCGGAGCGCCCTCCACGTCCACGATCACCGGCTCCTCATCGTCTGAGGTCGGATACGGCGGGAGATGGCTCAGGGCCTGTTTCCATCTCTCCCTCGACCTTTCGTCCACCTCCAGGATCTGGCTCGCCCTGAGGGCGGCGCGTAGGATGAACTTCGCCAGCGCTATATCGAACGTGCAGTTTCGGTTCCTCTCGAAGTTACGGGTGATACCCCAATGTTCCGGCGAGACGGTCGGGTAGAGATCCCACGTTCCCTCCTCCTCGAACGTCTTACGCATGAAATTGGCGTAGAAGTCGGCCGCCTCACGCAGCACCGGATAGCAGGTCTCCTGCAGGAACCTTTCATCCATCGTGTAAAGGTAGTGCCACCAGAGGTTTTGAACCGTGAAAGCGGTCACCCCCAACGTCCGTCCCCATGTGAAGTGGAGGTATTGTCTGCCGTTTTTGCTCTTACACCTTTCGGGATCGCTCGGCTCGTAGGCGAATAGGACGTGAGGATAGTAGGCTCCTTCGACGTCAAACAGCTTCCGGGCGAGCCATCTGGCCCGCGGCAGATAGTTGAAAACCAGCCTGTAATACGGTTCAGCCAGATCGGGATGATTTGAAGGATAGACGCCCCAGAAGGTCTGCTGGATATTGTAGTTCGTGTGATAATCCCCATGCCAGGCCGGGCGGTTGTTTATGAGCGATGCGAACAACCCCGGGCATAGCCTGCCCGGTCTGCTTACACAGGCGAGGAAATACAGGTTCCGGTACCACATCGCGTTGAGCTCCTCGTCCGCCAGTCTAACCCCCGATCTCGCCCAGAACCCGCTCCACCATTTCCTCTGCTCGGCCGTCAGGTGCTCAAATCCCTTCTTCGCAGCCTTTTCCGCTAAGCCCTTGGCCATGTCGAGCGGGGCATCGGATTCATTGCTCGTCGCGATCGCAGCGGTTATCAGCCCCGATTCGCTTTCGCCCAGATATACGGCCACGGCATACCTCAAGGGAGCTATATCCAGATCGCCCGGTATCTTCCTCTCCATCCAGATAAACCTCTCGTCTCCCTCGACCTTCACCGGCGGCATCTCCTCATCATCGGCCGGATCGAGCGATACTTTAAGGGATGAGCCGGGCGCATAGATCACGAAGACGTTCATCTCGGCGCAGGCGAAGATCGTGACGGGTTCCCCCTCCCTGGGGAAGCTCCTTATCATCCCCTCACCGAGGGAGAGCCTATGATATTTGAAGGATTCATCCACATCCGGATCGACAAGGAGTTTGGCGCACAGCCTCGGGCAGGGATATGAATGCGCGTGATAGCTATCCTTCTCCTCGCCCGGCTGAAGGATGGAGCTCAGATCGCCCTGAGGTGCGTTCGATCCCAGCTCCCTGACCTTCTCCTTCAGCTCCCTTGTGGACATCAGTGGCGGATCCCTCGATGTGTCCAACCTCGCGTCCCACACATCGTTCTTCGTCATATGTAGGATGAACCCCTTCTCCTGCTGATAGACCAGGGCGTTTATATCGCCGTTGCCTATGAGCAAGGAGCTGTTCAGCAGATCGCCCAGGCTATCGAGGACCACATCCGCCTGAGCGATGGCATCCTGATATTCAAGCGTGAACATGGGATCACCTCTTTATGGGCTGAACCACGTTTAGGAACCGGTTTCGCCGGATCAAGATACCTTTCGACCTGCCGTCAGCGTAGATCCCCACGTCGGAGTTCTCGATGGAATTGCCCTCCACGATCACATCCTCGCACAGCCCCCTGACCTCTATCTTGGAATTGCTTCGCAATCGGTTGCGGCGGATGACGGTACATCTCGTCAGGGGGGATCTGCACGGCGGCGTCTCCAAACCTATGGTCGCTATGTGTGAGTCCAACGGTGGATACTCGTTCAACGGCCCTTTTAGCCCGTTGCCCTCGATTATCTCGTTGTCGAGGAACTGGACGAACCAGCTAGGCTGATATCCTCCGGCGTATTTCATCCCGATGTTGTGATACCCGCCGGCCCGTACGCATCTGTTTCGGGCGATTATATGTCCGATGGAGATGCCATAAAGCTGCACCGCCACGGTCGCGTCGTTAAACTCATTGCCGATTATGAGGTAGTTTCTCTGAAGCATGGTAACGCTCACCTCAGAGCTTGAGTCCGGCTCCACGTCCCATGGCGAGTCGAGCTCGATCTCCCGTCCATCATAACGGACGATGCGTCTGTATTGTCCCGCGCCTCTGCCCCCGAGTATGAAGACGGCGGCTCCCCTCCAGTCTCTGCCTCCCCAGTTCGGCTCGCTCGAAAGGATCAACTTGACGCTATCACAGGACTCCACCCCTCCGAAATATGCCCCTCCGCCGGCGTCTGACGTCATCGCCTCCCTGTCCCAGCCGAAGAAGTTTCTCAGCGTGTTGTGGGCGAAATAGATGTTCTGCGAGCAGCTTGATCCGTCGAGACAGTTCAATCCGCCGCCCGTTGACATCAGGTCACCGCCGATTATCTCATTTCGCTCGAAGATGAGCCCGTCGGAACCGGATACACAGTACCATCCCCAGCGCCCGTTGTAGAAGGTGTTATAGGCCACATATCCCCCTCTCACCCTGCTTAAAAACAGCGCTCTGCCGCTGCCGTAGAGATCGCACTCCGTTATCACGATATTTCTGCCGCCGAGCCTTATGAGATCCCCTCCGCCGGAGGAGTACCTGAGGAACCCCTTGAACCGATCGCTGATCTTATCCGGATCCTTCAGGAACAGGTAGATGTTCGCCCTGACTCTAACCCGTTTGATAAACACGTTCCCGGCGTCGGGTTCCGAGCCGAGATCGCCTGCGATCACATGTATGTAGTTGGCACAACATATGGTGATCTCCTCAAGCCCGAAGGAGTTCCTCCCCCTTATCAGCGCCTCCGGAGGCGAATCGGTCTCGTCCCAGTAGAGCGTCACCAGATCACGTCGCTCGCCCCTGAGCATGACAAATTTGGGTATGATCAGAGCGTCGGAGAGCCTGTATCGACCCCTGGGGAAGTACACCACGCCCCCTCCTGCCCTAGCTGCCCTCTCTATCGCCCTCTTTATCGGTTCCGTATCGTCTCTTCCATCGCCCCCGACCGCCCCGAACTCCGTCACATCGAAGATCGTTTCAGGCCATTTCGCCCTTCGGCGCACCTCGATCTCGATTCCTCCTCTCCAACCGGATTCCCCTCCCAAGCCGTTATGCACCATCACCTCGTAACGTCCCTCGGGGAGATCGGCGGGGATCGAGGCGTTGATCGCATAGGGCGAAACCTCATCGATCTCAAGCTCGACCTTCCCCTCCGACTTAAGCCCTCTCAGAATGAGCTTCGGGGATGTCCCCTCAAACGACAAGCACTTCCCGAAGAGCCTGATCCATCCTCCCGGGCTCGCTGAGACTCCCGCGTCGCCCTGAGCCCACCACGGATCAGGGCGGTTCAGAATCAGTTCCTTAGATCTTCCTCCCTGTGATCTGAGTCTGCAGACATAGAGATCGAGGTTCCAATCCTCTGGGATAACGAACTTCACCGATCGGTCGGTCACCTGAATCGGCCTGAGCTCGATCTGCCCCGTCGATGTCGTCGATACTTCGACGCTCTCCACGTCCGATATCCCCTCTCCGAATATCATCGCCGTCTCTCCGGGCTCCACCGGATCGGAACCCCATAGCGGGATCGCTCCGGCGGCCGTGAAAGCCCAGAGGAGGCCCGTCAATATCATGGTTTACCTCCTTCTGAGGAGAAAGTTCATGATCGTCTGATAGGCCTCGTTTATCCGCAGCATCTGACCCTCTTCTCCGCCTTTATCCGGATGATACATCTTGGCCAGCTCCCTATACCTGGTCCTGAGAAAGCCGATATCGGTTGTGGGGGATATCCCCAGGATCTCAAATCCTCTGCGCACCTCCTCAGGCATGGTCTCAAGGATCTCCCAGTCTCCTCCCGATCGGAGATGTCCCTTTCTGGGGCGGATGCTGATCCACCTGAGATGCTCCTCAAGCGCCATCGGGGACATCCTCCTCAGCATATCCACCTCACAGAAGAGCTCTCCCATCGCCTTATCCATGATCCTCTCCACGTCCCGTCTCTCCTCCCTTAAGAGCTTTTGCCTGAAGCGTTCGATCCTATCCTTTTTCGCCTCCGGCACGACCCTATCGTAGTACTCCCTGACCATCTCCCTGTATCTCCGCCATAGATCCGTCGCTATCCCCAGCTCCGCGAGGTTCCTCAGCTTGACTCCCACATATCCGTCCATTATCTCCCTGGCGATGTAGGAGGTTATCTCGTCGATTATGAGCTCCCTATCCCGATCCGGGAACCGGCTGAAGAGGGAGAAATCTATCTTTGAGGCATAGAACTCCTTCAATCCCTTCATGTCCCATCTGCGGACGAGCTCCGGCGGGGGTTTCGGGAAATTATCGCTCCAGACCCTGATCCTCCTGATAAACCCTCTGATCTTCGGATATGGAAGTATTATCTCCCTGTTCCTATCGAAGATCTCTCTCAGGGAATCGGAGATGAAGGTAAGGTAATAGGCGTAGTTTATCCTACCTTTCATTTTCTCATTTTCTCAAGACCGCCAGCAGCTCCTTAAGGTTTTTCCTTTCGGCATAGCTTTCCAGTTCGTCCGGCTCGGTGATTCCCTCCTCGACGTATGCGGCTCTTGCCTGTTCCATGGCGATCGCCCCGGCCTTCGGCCCCATCGGATGGTCCAACACGTTCGATCCTGCCAGGGCGGCGAAATCGTTTCCGAAGGCCTCTATGTTCTTGCCCAGGTTTTTGACCCCCAGACCGCCCGCCGTCACCGGAACGGTCTCCTTGAGATGACCCCAGGGCCTTCTGTAGACGTCGGCCAGTTTCAGAAGCATGTCCGGGTTGAGCGAGGCGACGTGCACGTTGAACTGTCCCATAACTCCGATCTGATAGAAATCACCGCCACAGAGCCTAATCAGCTTCGCCCAGACGACCTCATCTATCCTTCTGGGCCCCGTCGTCATGGCCGAGCGGCCGCCGCTATGGACGTAGATCGGCACGTCGATCTCCGGATCTGAGGCCAGCGCTTCGACGACGCTCAGGGAACTGGCCAGGATGGCGTTGAACATCACCCCTGTTGCTCCGAGGTCTATCGCCCGCTTGACGATGGACTTGATCTGATCGGGCCGTGCGATGATGTGCGGGCAATAGATAACCCTCCTGCCGGTTTCCCTCTCGGCCTCGTCAAGGGCCTTACGGACCAACCTGATCTTCTCATCCATCCGGCAGTAGTCAGGCCCCATCATCTTCTCATCATCTTTGATAAGCACGGCACCGCCAAGGGCGGCCTCATAACATTTCTCGGCCACCTCCTCCGGGGTCAACCCCGCGCACGGTTTGACGATCGTCCCCATTATCGGGGTATCATCCGGCAACCCTATGATCTCCCTTATCCGTTTGACCCCGAATTTGGGGCCGGGGAACCTCTCAAGGACTTTCAGCGGCAGCTCGAAGTCCAGATAGGCCACCTTCTCATAGTAGACGAACTCCAGTATCGGACCGCCGACCGAGAGCATCTGAAGTTGGTAGAACATATCGGCATCGAGATTGAGATTGCGTATCGGCGAGCGGACGTATATGACCCCCTCGCCATCGCCGTATACCTCGACCTTGTTCACATCGGCCTTGGCCTTGAGATAGGTTTCGGTGACCGGCTTGGTTCCGATCCACCTGCCGGTGGTCTCCTCCTCGGCCACCTTTTTGGCCGTCTCGATCAGGTCGGCATTCGTTTTGATATAGTAGACGAACTGTATGGATTCCTCAGGATCATGTTGGGATTCGAACTCGACGACATCAAGCGGCTTTCTTCCCTTTATCTCGACCGGTTCGTACATTCACGTCCCTCCTGAAAGAGATGAAGATCTGGCTTTTATGATACGATAGTTGAACCTCCAAGTCAACCGCTCTTATGCGATGGAAACTGCCATCATAGTAGGCCACTGGTATCAGCCATCTGGAACTTCATCATGGAGAGCTCCGCCCACACAAGGCTATCCATCACGCCGTTTCCGACGGCATACCCCCTTCACGCTGGAGACGGGTCGGTTGAGCCTTATATCCATTCGATGATCCGGTTGAAATTTGATAGCGCTGATCCTATAATTGTATGTACCCTCGGCTCAATGGGTAAGGGAGATCCCCGAATCTCATTCCTTGGTCCTGCTCCCCTATCCTTTCGAGAGGATATCATTTATCAGCGACAGAAACTACCTGTTAGGAGGTTTGAAGATGGCCAGGATAAAGTTCGGCACCTCCGGATGGAGAGCCGTCATAGCGGAGGATTTTACCTTCGATAACGTGAGGATCGCCTCACAGGCGATAGCCGAGTATCTCGAGGAGAAGGGGATCGCCGATAGAGGAGTGATCGTCGGATATGACACCAGGTTTCTATCGGAGAGGTTCGCCCTGACCGCTGCTGCCATTTTGGCGAGGAATGGGATAAGGGCCTTCTATACATCCGGGCCGACTCCCACACCGGCGATAGGATACGAGACGGTAAGGCGAAATGCCGCCGGCTCCATCAACATCACAGCGAGCCACAATCCTCCCGAATGGAACGGCCTCAAATTCTCACCTCACTGGGGAGGTCCCGCGCCGGAGGAGATCACCTCCAGGATAGAAGAGATATCCGATAAGATCGCTCGATCCGGAGATATCCCCGATGAGATGGATCCGGATGATGCCAGGGAGGAAGGGCTGATCGAGGATATAGATCCAAGATCCTTCTACCTGGACAGGATCAGAGAACTGGTTGATATGGAAAGGATCAAGAAGGGCGGGCTTAAGGTGATCGTCGAGCCGATGTACGGAACGGCCGTCGGATATCTCGACACGCTCCTGAGGGAGGCGGACTGTGAGGTCGTTCTGCTGCATCGGGAGCGCAATCCGCTTTTCGGCGGCAAACCGCCCGAGCCCGCTGAGGAGTTCCTCGCCGAGACGATAGAGGCGGTCAGATCCTCGGACGCTGTCTTAGGGCTATGCACCGACGGGGATGCTGACAGGTTCGGAATCATAGACGGTGACGGCACCTTCATCGAGCCGAACTATATCCTCGCCCTTCTCCTGAGATATCTCATCCACACTCGCGGGTGGAAGGGGGAGGTCGTCAAAACCGTCGCCACGACACATCTTCTCAACCGGATAGCGGAGAGATACGGCCTTCCGGTCTATCAGACCCCTGTGGGATTCAAGCACCTGGGAAGAAGGATGGTTGAGAACCCCGACATAACGATCGCCTGTGAGGGCAGCGCAGGATTCACGATCCGGGGACATATCCCCGATAAGGACGGCATCCTGACCTGCATGCTCGTCGCCGAGATGGTCGCCGCGTCGGGAAAAGGACTCTGCGAGCTGCTGGATGAGCTCTATCGTGAGGTCGGCAGGTTGGTCTTCCGTGAGGAGAGAATACCGGTGCAGATAGACCGTGAGAAGTTCATCAAATCGCTCAAGGGAAATCTACCGGACCGGCTCGGAGGGAAGAAGGTGGTAGAGATCGATCGGACCGACGGGTTCAAATTCATACTTGAGGACGGTTCATGGATAGGGCTTCGACCCTCCGGAACTGAGCCGCTGGTGCGCTGTTATATGGAAGCGCCAAGTGAGGAGGAGATCAAAGCCATACACAGGGATGCGGAGAAGCTCATCGCAAGGCTCTCGAAGGAGGTGGAATGATGCTGGAGGTCGAAAGGGAGAACCTGATGGAGATAGCGGGGCTGAGCCAAAGGGGGAAAACACTCAGCATAGTCGATCTGATCGAGGCCAACACCGTGCCCCTTCAGATGGCTGCCTACTCGCTTTACGTGATCTCACGGGGCGCTTCCATATTGACGGCCGCCAAACCGGGAAACGCCGGCAAGACCACCCTCCTGGCCTGCCTGTTGACCTTTATCCCGCCGGGGAGCCAGATCGTGACCATAAGCTCACCCTCAGTGCTCGGATCTCTGAAGGATGATAGGCCGACGTATATGCTGATACATGAGATAGGTTCCGGACCCTGGTATGCGTACCTCTGGGGAAAGGACGTGGGCGAAGCCTTCAGGATGATCCGACCCGGCAGATATCTCGCCTCATGCATACATGCCGATACACTCGATGAGCTGAGGGGGATACTCATGTCAAGGGAGCTCGCCGTCTCGCCTGACGATTTCTGCAAGCTCGATCTGGTCTATTTCATGCATATGGAGGGCGGATATTTCACGGGATATAGAAGACGAGTGGCGACGATGTACGAGGCGTTCAATGGCGCACGGAGACACTCTCTACTCTTCAGATGGGATCGAAAGGGGGATAGATTTCTGAAGGAGGACGATTCGGATCTTATCCGACGGCTGGCCGCTAGGTCCGGAGAAACGGATCAAAAGGTCAGGGAGGGGATCGAGAGGTGTGAGCGGTTTTTAAAAGTGCTCTGCGATAAGGGTATAAACGATTTCAGGGAGGTTAGATTTAGAGTTGTGGATTTCCTCGAGGATCAGGGCTGGGGAGATGTAAGCTCCTGAATTCGCTTCCTGGCGATGGGGGCGAGACCGCTTCTCGGGAATTTCTCCACCAGCTTCGAATAGAGCTCTACCGCCCGTTGGGGGTTTTGGGCCGTCTCCATCCCCGCAAGATCCATTTGGGCGCGCGGGGCAAGGGGCGAATCGGTCGATGCTATCTGTTGTAGTATGTGTTTCGCCTCTCCTACGTTCCCAAGCCCTTCCAGGATGACCGCCATCCTGTATCTGGCGTCGTCCGTTATCCGGCTGGAGGGAAATCGGTTGAGCAGCATCCCATAGGTGGCAAGCGCCTTTACAGGTTGACCCTGTTTTTCGTATCTCATCCCATCGACGAACATCGCCAACGGCTCGTAAAAGAGATCGCCGTTCAGCTTGATAAGGCTTAACCTCTTCAGCGCTTCTTTGGTGATCTCGTCGTCACCGTCCTTCTCCGCAAGGGCCTCGTATTCCCTCGCCGCCTCATCGAACATCCCCTGCCAGAAGAACCAATCCCCCTTAAGCTTGCTCAGAAGGTTCTGTGGGACCTCGGGCTGACCCTTAAGGCGATCGAGTTCAACCTTGGCCTCATCGTATCTGCCGAGCAGGACGAGGCATTCGGCGGCCTTTATCCTGGCAGATGTAGATCCGGCTCCGGAGGTCATGGACTGAAGGGATCTGAAGGTGGCGAGCGCCCTCTCGAGACGCCCGGATCTCATCTGAATCTCACCCAGAAGCTCATATATCCGGGGGGATCTCACGCCCTTCGAGATCATATCCTCTAAAACCTGCTCACCTTTGTCCGGCCTTCCGATCTTCATATATATCCGTGCCGTAGCGAGCGAGGCTTCAGCGGCGAATCGGCCATGGGGGAAAAGCTCCACGATCGACCTGTAATAGAGGAGGGCGATTTCAGGCTTTCCCATCCTCTCAAGCCTCTCAGCGTACCTCTTGATCGTGCTCCCCTGATCGATGTAAATTTTGGTGAGCCTCCTGAGCTCATCCAGAGCGCCCGTGTACTCCTTCTTGTAAAACAGGAGTTCTATCAGAGCAAGCCGATATCCGGGGTTCCGCGGCTGAGCGGAGATCGCCTCTCTGACGCTTTCGATCGCCCTATCCAGCGTCTTTCCCTCCTTCCCCTCGGGCACGATCTGCATCATCTTCCTTATCATCCGCTCCCTCACCCCATATCCCACGCCGATGTTGAGGATCGCTTTGATGTACGTATCTATCGCCTTTTCGGTATCGCCGAGTATCCTGTAGATATCGGCCAGTTGAGAGTAGATGTATGAATCAGTAGGACGCCGTTTGAGGGCGGCGAGGTATTGTCGGACGGCCATGTCGTACATCTCGTGCGATTTAAATATGGAGGCCAGACGCTGCCTCCGGT from Candidatus Poribacteria bacterium encodes:
- a CDS encoding tetratricopeptide repeat protein; this encodes MKASMIAILSILITFSAAGDIPAKLQMRLSQIDQLYYEGKYDEAIQAYQNLIKGNPDLGNRPAVLVKLGRCYLRKGDYKSAHSYLTLAIEKEPDGSYASQAVASLASLYSRRYQYDKVVEVCRRIANKFPSTQAGATALYYVGNYLYIQGRREDALKAFEKLLNLYPTSMYRSSVLSMLADLYVAQGRFDKAEALLRSFLSKNPRNTDLARHLGDVYIRQGRYDEAIRILETGRQLNPNDTSLIEKLGEAYLMKGDREKAIWTWMRILNVTSYDESYRRQRLASIFKSHEMYDMAVRQYLAALKRRPTDSYIYSQLADIYRILGDTEKAIDTYIKAILNIGVGYGVRERMIRKMMQIVPEGKEGKTLDRAIESVREAISAQPRNPGYRLALIELLFYKKEYTGALDELRRLTKIYIDQGSTIKRYAERLERMGKPEIALLYYRSIVELFPHGRFAAEASLATARIYMKIGRPDKGEQVLEDMISKGVRSPRIYELLGEIQMRSGRLERALATFRSLQSMTSGAGSTSARIKAAECLVLLGRYDEAKVELDRLKGQPEVPQNLLSKLKGDWFFWQGMFDEAAREYEALAEKDGDDEITKEALKRLSLIKLNGDLFYEPLAMFVDGMRYEKQGQPVKALATYGMLLNRFPSSRITDDARYRMAVILEGLGNVGEAKHILQQIASTDSPLAPRAQMDLAGMETAQNPQRAVELYSKLVEKFPRSGLAPIARKRIQELTSPQP
- a CDS encoding DnaJ domain-containing protein; this translates as MKGRINYAYYLTFISDSLREIFDRNREIILPYPKIRGFIRRIRVWSDNFPKPPPELVRRWDMKGLKEFYASKIDFSLFSRFPDRDRELIIDEITSYIAREIMDGYVGVKLRNLAELGIATDLWRRYREMVREYYDRVVPEAKKDRIERFRQKLLREERRDVERIMDKAMGELFCEVDMLRRMSPMALEEHLRWISIRPRKGHLRSGGDWEILETMPEEVRRGFEILGISPTTDIGFLRTRYRELAKMYHPDKGGEEGQMLRINEAYQTIMNFLLRRR
- a CDS encoding phosphoglucomutase/phosphomannomutase family protein; this translates as MARIKFGTSGWRAVIAEDFTFDNVRIASQAIAEYLEEKGIADRGVIVGYDTRFLSERFALTAAAILARNGIRAFYTSGPTPTPAIGYETVRRNAAGSINITASHNPPEWNGLKFSPHWGGPAPEEITSRIEEISDKIARSGDIPDEMDPDDAREEGLIEDIDPRSFYLDRIRELVDMERIKKGGLKVIVEPMYGTAVGYLDTLLREADCEVVLLHRERNPLFGGKPPEPAEEFLAETIEAVRSSDAVLGLCTDGDADRFGIIDGDGTFIEPNYILALLLRYLIHTRGWKGEVVKTVATTHLLNRIAERYGLPVYQTPVGFKHLGRRMVENPDITIACEGSAGFTIRGHIPDKDGILTCMLVAEMVAASGKGLCELLDELYREVGRLVFREERIPVQIDREKFIKSLKGNLPDRLGGKKVVEIDRTDGFKFILEDGSWIGLRPSGTEPLVRCYMEAPSEEEIKAIHRDAEKLIARLSKEVE